A portion of the Solea senegalensis isolate Sse05_10M linkage group LG17, IFAPA_SoseM_1, whole genome shotgun sequence genome contains these proteins:
- the slc35f6 gene encoding solute carrier family 35 member F6 produces the protein MAWTRYQLFLAGLMLITGSINTLSAKWADMFSAKGCHDVPEHGFSHPFLQAVGMFLGEFSCLAVFYILICHDRRRPEPRINPGQSFNPLLFLPPAMCDMTATSIMYVALNMTSASSFQMLRGAVIIFTGLLSVAFLGRRLAPSQWLGIFITILGLVIVGLADFFSGHRDDSHKLSEVITGDLLIIMAQVIVSVQMVLEEKFVYRHDVHPLRAVGTEGFFGFFILSLLLIPMYFIPVGDFANNPRQVLEDALDAFCQIGHQPLIILALLGNTVSIAFFNFAGISVTKEISATTRMVLDSLRTLVIWVVSMALGWEVFHGLQVLGFLVLLLGAGLYNGLHRPLLLRISCCARFVSADEESSPGERERLLNAGRVQGSDES, from the exons ATGGGCCGACATGTTCTCAGCAAAGGGCTGCCACGACGTGCCTGAACACGGATTCTCTCACCCATTTCTGCAG GCCGTGGGTATGTTCCTGGGTGAGTTCAGCTGTCTCGCAGTCTTCTACATCTTAATTTGCCATGACAGACGTAGACCGGAGCCCAGGATTAACCCGGGCCAGAGCTTCAACCCTCTCCTCTTCTTACCCCCCGCCATGTGTGATATGACGGCCACCTCCATCATGTATGTTG CACTCAACATGACAAGTGCCTCCAGCTTCCAGATGCTGCGTGGAGCTGTTATTATCTTCACTGGTCTGCTCTCTGTGGCGTTCCTGGGCCGCCGCCTGGCTCCCAGCCAGTGGCTCGGCATCTTCATCACCATCCTGGGCCTGGTGATCGTTGGCCTCGCCGACTTCTTCAGCGGCCACCGGGATGACTCGCACAAGCTCAGTGAGGTCATCACAG GAGACCTTCTGATCATCATGGCTCAGGTCATTGTCTCCGTACAGATGGTCCTAGAAGAAAAGTTTGTCTATAGGCACGACGTCCACCCTCTACGTGCGGTCGGTACTGAAG GTTTCTTTGGGTTCTTCATCCTCTCACTGCTGCTCATCCCCATGTATTTCATTCCTGTGGGCGACTTCGCGAATAACCCTCGCCAGGTGCTGGAGGACGCGCTGGATGCTTTCTGTCAGATTGGACACCAACCTCTCATCATATTGGCTCTGCTGGGCAACACAGTCAGTATCGCCTTTTTCAACTTTGCTGGAATCAGCGTCACTAAAGAGATCAGCGCCACCACCCGCATGGTGCTGGACAGCCTGCGTACGCTGGTCATCTGGGTGGTGAGCATGGCGCTGGGCTGGGAGGTGTTTCACGGCCTTCAGGTACTGGGCTTCTTGGTCCTGCTGCTGGGCGCAGGGCTCTACAATGGACTGCACCGCCCCCTGCTGCTTAGGATATCTTGCTGTGCTAGATTTGTGAGTGCGGACGAGGAGAGCAGCccaggagaaagagagagactgctGAATGCCGGCAGAGTGCAGGGCAGTGACGAGAGCTAA
- the hlx1 gene encoding H2.0-like homeobox protein isoform X1 — protein sequence MYTAGLNPFYASNFSLWSAYCAGGFAVDTIKKPSFCIADILQAGEAENIPGSSALVVHMGHHHGHHHHQQRAQQAHSGGSPLRPSPVAPEPSAYGARLSPASPYHRHGLHLTSVSRQFNSQQAPPPSSKDLKFGIDRILSTDFDPKGKETSTLRDLTSIVSSNRQSGIHIPVQPPASQYFSSIDPGMSDASSMLSSGSSSRQSGQHQFQDTFPGPYAVLTKDTMPQTYKRKRSWSRAVFSNLQRKGLEKRFEIQKYVTKPDRKQLAAMLGLTDAQVKVWFQNRRMKWRHSKEAQAQKDKEKDEKPDKSASESGCRDAAKEPTESECESEGRSECESDEAAEEENSDAHDVDISDHVNKPSVIMSGGAPGSSAAAASVTDTAASQVLI from the exons ATGTACACGGCCGGGCTCAACCCGTTTTACGCGTCCAACTTCAGCCTCTGGTCCGCGTACTGCGCGGGCGGCTTCGCTGTGGATACGATAAAGAAGCCGTCCTTTTGCATCGCAGACATCCTGCAGGCTGGAGAGGCGGAGAACATCCCCGGCTCTTCGGCGCTCGTGGTGCACATGGGACACCACCACgggcaccaccaccaccagcagcgcGCGCAGCAGGCGCACTCCGGCGGCTCTCCGCTGCGTCCTTCCCCCGTGGCGCCGGAGCCGTCCGCGTACGGCGCGAGGCTCAGTCCGGCGTCCCCGTACCACAGACACGGACTACACTTGACCTCTGTGTCCAGACAATTTAACTCCCAGCAAGCGCCTCCGCCTTCGAGCAAGGACCTCAAATTCGGAATTGATCGGATATTGTCGACAGACTTTGacccaaaaggaaaagaaacgtCGACGTTAAGAG ATCTCACGTCCATCGTTAGCTCGAACCGTCAGTCAGGGATCCACATCCCCGTTCAGCCTCCGGCCAGCCAGTACTTCTCCTCCATAGACCCCGGGATGAGCGACGCGTCCTCCATGCTGAgctcaggcagcagcagcagacaatcAGGCCAGCATCAGTTTCAGGACACCTTCCCAG GTCCATACGCCGTACTCACCAAAGACACAATGCCACAGACGTACAAGAGGAAAAGGTCGTGGTCGAGAGCCGTGTTCTCCAACCTGCAGAGGAAAGGGCTGGAGAAGAGGTTCGAGATCCAGAAGTATGTCACCAAGCCGGACAGAAAGCAGCTGGCTGCCATGCTGGGGCTCACAGATGCGCAG GTGAAGGTGTGGTTCCAGAACAGGCGCATGAAGTGGAGACACTCCAAAGAGGCGCAGGCTCAGAAGGACAAGGAGAAGGACGAGAAGCCCGACAAGAGCGCGTCAGAGTCCGGCTGCAGGGACGCCGCCAAGGAGCCCACGGAGTCCGAGTGTGAGAGCGAGGGCAGGAGCGAGTGCGAGTCAGACGAGGCCGCGGAGGAGGAAAACTCCGACGCACACGACGTGGACATTTCCGATCACGTGAATAAACCCAGCGTGATCATGAGCGGGGGCGCGCCTGGGAGCAGCGCGGCCGCGGCCTCGGTCACAGACACAGCGGCCTCACAAGTGTTAATATGA
- the hlx1 gene encoding H2.0-like homeobox protein isoform X2, with protein MYTAGLNPFYASNFSLWSAYCAGGFAVDTIKKPSFCIADILQAGEAENIPGSSALVVHMGHHHGHHHHQQRAQQAHSGGSPLRPSPVAPEPSAYGARLSPASPYHRHGLHLTSVSRQFNSQQAPPPSSKDLKFGIDRILSTDFDPKGKETSTLRGPYAVLTKDTMPQTYKRKRSWSRAVFSNLQRKGLEKRFEIQKYVTKPDRKQLAAMLGLTDAQVKVWFQNRRMKWRHSKEAQAQKDKEKDEKPDKSASESGCRDAAKEPTESECESEGRSECESDEAAEEENSDAHDVDISDHVNKPSVIMSGGAPGSSAAAASVTDTAASQVLI; from the exons ATGTACACGGCCGGGCTCAACCCGTTTTACGCGTCCAACTTCAGCCTCTGGTCCGCGTACTGCGCGGGCGGCTTCGCTGTGGATACGATAAAGAAGCCGTCCTTTTGCATCGCAGACATCCTGCAGGCTGGAGAGGCGGAGAACATCCCCGGCTCTTCGGCGCTCGTGGTGCACATGGGACACCACCACgggcaccaccaccaccagcagcgcGCGCAGCAGGCGCACTCCGGCGGCTCTCCGCTGCGTCCTTCCCCCGTGGCGCCGGAGCCGTCCGCGTACGGCGCGAGGCTCAGTCCGGCGTCCCCGTACCACAGACACGGACTACACTTGACCTCTGTGTCCAGACAATTTAACTCCCAGCAAGCGCCTCCGCCTTCGAGCAAGGACCTCAAATTCGGAATTGATCGGATATTGTCGACAGACTTTGacccaaaaggaaaagaaacgtCGACGTTAAGAG GTCCATACGCCGTACTCACCAAAGACACAATGCCACAGACGTACAAGAGGAAAAGGTCGTGGTCGAGAGCCGTGTTCTCCAACCTGCAGAGGAAAGGGCTGGAGAAGAGGTTCGAGATCCAGAAGTATGTCACCAAGCCGGACAGAAAGCAGCTGGCTGCCATGCTGGGGCTCACAGATGCGCAG GTGAAGGTGTGGTTCCAGAACAGGCGCATGAAGTGGAGACACTCCAAAGAGGCGCAGGCTCAGAAGGACAAGGAGAAGGACGAGAAGCCCGACAAGAGCGCGTCAGAGTCCGGCTGCAGGGACGCCGCCAAGGAGCCCACGGAGTCCGAGTGTGAGAGCGAGGGCAGGAGCGAGTGCGAGTCAGACGAGGCCGCGGAGGAGGAAAACTCCGACGCACACGACGTGGACATTTCCGATCACGTGAATAAACCCAGCGTGATCATGAGCGGGGGCGCGCCTGGGAGCAGCGCGGCCGCGGCCTCGGTCACAGACACAGCGGCCTCACAAGTGTTAATATGA